The window gggtgtctccagctgcagtggagtgggaTTCTGGGTAGCTCCTgacttagaacactgttacgttctcagtgcccgaggaacgcagctagttgaaagctggcttgtaggcctgcttccttgtgcgagttgagttcagggcaggaccctcccgcattctgacggCCCGTAGacgtagttcccagcatccttatgttaggtgccggaagacgttgtgtgaagagcatggggaagtgacaggattctcctcacgTGTATCTGATcgcaatgcagacattgcaaacgtccttcttcaatgagagtgtagctcggtcctagctcccatcaaagtgtctagcagacatctgcccgaaaagcatacacacttccgagagttgggcttatggactgtccctcccacatcttgcctgcacgtacaccgcgctcctaacaggcctagccccgatgcgttcctgaagtgttgtgagaggtacgTAGAAAGTCACGGCCtccaagactagtgcatccaggtcaacccagcgatttccaagtatttcctgtgtgagccgggtgctatatcctaagtgtcatacgagggaagctagctgaacaccttgtccgaAAGTAACTTATTTCGTTGAGATGAGCTCACcttcagtccctcacagttgcacactgcctgtagaaagagtttccaacatctgcaccacagacGTTTGTCAGAgtcttgtgagacgcaagtggaataagcagacctggagggtgtctccagctgcagtggagtcgtattctgggtacctcctggcgtagaacactgttacgttctcagtgcccgaggaacgcagctagttgaaagctggcttgtaggcgtgcttccttgtgcgagctgatttcagggcaggaccctcccgcattctgactgctcGCAGACGTAGGTCCGAGCATCCTtttgttaggtgccagaagaggttgtgtgaagagcatgtggaagtgacaggattctcctcaagtgtatctgatctcaatagaGACATAGcgaacgtccttgttcaatgagagtgtagctcggtcctagctcccgtCAAAGTGtatagcagacatctgcctgcaaagcatgcacacttccgagagttgggcttatggactgtccctcccacatcctgcctgcacgtacaccgtgctcctaacaggcctagccccgatgcgtgcctgaagttttgtgagaagtaagtggaaagtcccggcccacaagactagtgcatcgaagctcaacccagcgatttcctaggaTTTCttctgtgagccaggtgctataTCCTACGTGCCATGCGAGaaaagctagctgaacgccttgtccaaaagcaacttacttcgttGAGATGAGCTCACCTTCAGTCCCTCACTGTTGCACACTGCCTgtagaaagagtttccaacatctgcaccacagccgtttgtcagaggcttgtgagacgcaagtggaataagcagacctggaggttGTCTCCAgatgcagtggagtggtattctgggtacctcctggcgtagaacactgttacgttctcagtgcccgaggaacgcagctagttgaaagctggcttgtaggcgtgcttccttgtgcgagctgagttcgggcaggagcctcccgcattctgaatgcccgtagacgtaggtccagcatccttatgttaggtgccggaagaggttgtgtgaagagcattggaagtgacaggattctcactcaagtgtatctgatctcaatagaGACATTGCGAACGACCTTGTTCAAAGAGAGTGTAGCTCGTCCCTAGGTCCCATCAATGTGTCTAGCaggacatctgcctgcaaagcatacacacttccgagagttgggcttatggactgtcccctCCCAAATCCTGCCTGCACATTCACGCGCTACTAAGAGGGCTAGTCCCCGAAGCGTAGCCTGAAGTGTTTGGTGAGAAGTAAGAGGAATGTCCCCGGCCCGCAAGACTAGTGCacccaagctcaacccagcgatttcctaggatttcctctgtgagccaggtgctataTCCTACGTGCCATGCGAGAAAACCTAGCTTGAACGCNNNNNNNNNNNNNNNNNNNNNNNNNNNNNNNNNNNNNNNNNNNNNNNNNNNNNNNNNNNNNNNNNNNNNNNNNNNNNNNNNNNNNNNNNNNNNNNNNNNNGTTGTATacctaaaagtgctctaaaatTAGCACCTTAAATATTGTCCCTTTCTGAAACAGATTTCTAGGACTATCTGGCCTGATGGTATTTGCATAAACATTAAGTAAAATGTAGTAGACAAAAAAAATAGGGAGTaaaaattttcttagttttcattttctcttgctttctacCTGAGGACAAAGCCACCAAGGGCCAAGAGGTACACCCCTACCCACCAAGGGCCAAGGGGTAAAGAGAACATTTAGTAAATAGGACAATTAGATAGATTCACCTTAGTTATGAGTCCCACCTGAAATTCCAAGGGATGAGCTTTCATTATTATTGGTTACGGAGAATCAAATTAAGTTATTGGCattcatattctttcattttatttcttggctCTGCTTTTCTTTACCCTAGTTTAATAGTGAGGTAAACATGCTCTATTTAATGAACTCCTGAAAgttctgggtttatttttatagctgtaattataacagaaaagaatattctaatatttacaaaatttttgtCACATCGAATTTTACTCAACTGAATTTAGTTTCATGCCCAACACTAATTGAGTTCTTATTTGTAGAGATAATATGATCATTTGTAAAGCCCAGAGTAGAAGTGTAGTCTTGAACTAATCATGGAGTCCAAAGCCTTGATTAGCTAACTATGGTTTATAGATCCACCTATGACTTACAGAAGCCATTCTACCAAAAGAAGATaacgaaaaaaaagaaaaaaagaaggcctCCGGACTTCTCTGGGGCCAGCAGCCACCCGACCAggggcccggggccgcgggcTCAGCCGACTACCATGGGCTCTGTGTCAAACCAGCAGTTTGCAGGTGGCTGCGCCAAGGCGCCGGAGGAGGCGCCAGAGGACGCCGCCCGGGCGGCAGAGGAGCCGCAGCTGCTGCACGGTGCCGGCATCTGTAAGTGGTTCAACGTGCGCATGGGGTTCGGCTTCCTGTCCATGACAGCCCGCGCCGGGGTCGCGCTTGACCCCCCGGTGGATGTCTTTGTGCACCAGAGCAAGCTGCACATGGAGGGCTTCCGGAGCCTGAAGGAGGGTGAGGCGGTGGAGTTCACCTTTAAGAAGTCTGCTAAAGGCTTAGAATCTATCCGGGTCACCGGACCTGGTGGAGTATTTTGTATTGGGAGTGAGAGGCGACCCAAAGGGAAGAACATGCAGAAGCGCAGATCAAAGGGAGACAGGTGCTACAACTGTGGAGGTCTAGACCACCATGCCAAGGAATGCAAGCTGCCACCCCAGCCCAAGAAGTGCCATTTCTGCCAGAGCATCAGCCATATGGTAGCCTCGTGTCCACTGAAGGCCCAGCAGGCCCCCAGCTCACAGGGAAAGCCAGCCTACTTtcgggaggaagaagaagaagagatccATAGCCCTGCCCTACTCCCAGAGGCCCAGAATTGAGCTACACTGGGTGGGGGTAATTCTTTTTGTGATCAGGAAGTTTGGAGGAGCAGGCATCAATCGGCAGAGTGGAGAAAGTGGGGACAAGGTGGGTAGGGGGCAGCTGGCTCTGCCATATATCTCAGGCCAGGGTCCCACAGCATCACCCCCTCTTCCCTCTTGGCAGGGTAGGGGGGAAGGGGTGAGGCAAATGAATTACAACTGTGCTCTATCCAAATGCTCGTGGAGAGTTCTGAAGAAAATCCCTCCCCGTGTGCTTTACCTGAGTCTCCACCCTCAGATCTCCAGCTTTTGAAAGTAGCGTGGATAGGGAAgttgttttcctttcaaagaaggacatgtaataataatttttcccatGCCAGAGTGTAGAGATGAAGCATGAGACCAGATTGATGGGCCCAACCCACGACCACTATATTCTATGGGGAGGGAATCTCTAAGGGGTAAGGCAGGGTTTTTCTACATCTTGTCCCATAACCCACTCTTGGGATAGGGTGCTGAGGACTGTCCCAAGCAATGGGTTGTGACAGTAGCCACAGGGATTGTTGTGTTGGAGCTACAGACCTCCTGCTCCTAAACTTAATCCCACCCCATTCTGGGCtgataggattttatttatttgctccctTGGACAACCGCACCTTGGGCCCCACTTTCTCCAGGATGCCAACTGCACTAGCTGTGTGCGAATGACGTATCTTgtgcattttaactttttttttcgtaatataaatattctggtttttgtatttttgtgtattttaatcttAAGGCCCTCGTTCCTGCACTGTGTTCTCAGGTACATGAGCAATCTCAGGGATAAGTCAGCAGCAGCTCCAGGTCTGCACAGCAggaatacttttttgttttatcaccAGGGAGAACAACTATTTGGAGTGCATAGCCTATTGAACTACCTCATTTTTGCCAATTAGAGCTGGCTTTTCTGCCATAGTGTTCTCTTGAAACCCCTCTACCTTCAGTTTTCCATGGGAGACGAGATTTTAACTCAGTTGCTCCATGACTTGATCTTCTAGTGGAAGATTGGAAATTGGTCTAAACAGGAAAAGCTGGTATAGGAAGTAACGTTAGGAGAGGCCGAACCAACTAAAAGGTGCGGAGGGGAAGCCAGGATTAGTTGAGGGTTGTCTATACGTGTAATAAAGGATTCCTGTTCCAGACTTCTAATCCCAGGGCACGGGACTCACTTTACATACCGGATCCATCCTTTGCTGGATTGGGCTAGGCCTACCATGCAcaacagggtgtgtgtgtgtgtgcgtgcgcgcgcgtgtTTTAAAGATGAGTTGGTAAGGATAGGTTTAAGAATAGTAACTCTGGAACCCATCTTGAGCTGCCCAGGGATGCGGTGTATGAAGCAAAGGCTAACTTTCTAAACCTTTATAAATTCTGGGCTTTTCTTGTTGACTTCCAGAGAGACCATAAGCCATGGCTTCTTTGCAGTGTCCAGAGCCAGTGTCCTGCCCTGCTGCAGCAGTGATTAGTGTCGTGGTAGCTAAAGGATAAAAGAAGGTTTTACTTAATATGCTGTGAGATCACCACAAACCTACCTCACTGTGTTGAAATGGGGCAGATGCAATAGAACACATTGGGTGATGTGTGTCTGATCCTGGGTTCTTGTCTCCCCTGCTTGCTGCCCCCTCTAGTGATTGTATTTGTCTGGGTTTTGTAGGTTTTCATGAATAGCTGATTGGGTGATTGCTTGGTGGCCTGGTTTGTGTAAATATAATGTGTTGGTCTTCTCCATgttcttttggggttttattgTTTACAAACTTCTTTTTTGTATTGAGAAAAATAGCCAAAGCATCTTTGACAAAAGGTTCTGCACCAGGAAAAGAAACTGGAACATAGCTTGGTGACCCCTCTTGAAGTGTGGCGGCCTTGGACTATCCTTTTATGTTCCCTTCCCGTATTTCCTTTTTTGGGCCAGATCTTCTGTCTTAAAACTTAACTCCTACCCTACCCTTCTCCTATCCCTCCTTCCAAGAAAAAGCCCCACACCTACACATTTCACGTTCTAAAGAAGCGAAGAACACTTCCTCCCTTGTTCCCAATCTCCTGTGTCAAGACCATTCCTTGATGTGATTCATACTAATACACTTGTATTTGGGTGGAACAAACCTACTTTAATCTCTCCAGGCTGAGGGTAGAGGGAAGCTGAAGCAACGAGGGGGGCCTTGAATGTAGAAAGTAGGGTCAGGAGACCAAGAAAGGAAGATGAATGTATATCCAAGTCACTCAGGAACTTTTATGCAGGTGCAAGAAACTTCTGTCAAAGTGGCCACAAGATTGTTTAATAGGAGACGGACGAATGTAACTCCATGTTTACTGCTAGAAACCAAAGCTTTGTGAAATCTTTAATTTattggggcggggaggggggtggtggtagGAAAGCTGTACCTATCTGTTCTTAACCTGATCCCTTCCCCTCATTTCTGAACTGCAGGAGACTGAGCCCTCTTGGGCTTTAGTGACTCCATCTCTGGGGAGTGTTTATTTGATGGTTGATGTTGCTGTGCCGGGTACTTCCTTTCCCACTTGCTATTGTCTTGTAACACACATGCTGacccttttcccttctctctttaccttgggaaaatacaatgaataaaaacttattggtactgaaaaaaaaaaaaagaaaaaaagaaaagagaagaaatggaagaaaaaagaaaaatttattgaatagAGAAAggtgagtatgtgtgtatgtgagagagagggagaaagagaaaaagtcatAAGAGACAGCTAGAGAGAGGGAGATTATTTAGGATATACAAAAGCAATTATCTACTTCAAAACAATTTGACTCTATACCAGACCATATGGTAAAACTGTAGGAAGCATCCTCTAAGTACATAACGGCTACATTACGaagttttcaagatttttaagtaacatatcacatatataaaatgacaaAGCATTACAATAAATTACATTAGCAGGCAATGGAATCAGCATGAGAATCTCTAATTGCATGTCTACACTCAACCCCAAAACTGAATCCATCATCATTTCAGAATACACGTAGACGAGTCTGCTACAAACTGATTGGGGATTGCTGGTACTGGATAGACATAGCCTCTGGAATCAAGCAGAAATGAATTTGAATTCTGTTTCTCTAACTAGCTATGTGACAAGAGTAACTTATCGTACCTCTCCGAAGTGCATTTTTTTACAAGATAAAATCAGAATAACTTATTCtacaagttttcattttattttgttttttaatctggagaatactgattttatactttcaaattagccttaaaatatctcaaaataaaaaaaacttgttgTTGCTATGTTATAGATGTAGAAATTAAGGAACACAGTTAGTTCCAAGATGAATAAGGAATAGCTGATAAAGCATCaaatgtgatctctctctccAGGATGCATTTTATTCTTAATCAAAGTTACTTGATTTAGTACACATACATGAgtcagtatttatttacttatttacttatatggcataaaatgtaaaataaaaataatataccatataatattttattacactAGCATAGTGGGGTTTTTTCAATTCTCAAGACAAAGGatgatattgatattttaatctCAACTTcccacttttaaatatatttatttaaaacaatagagAATGTGCATCAGGACATAAAAGCCAAGGAAAAGTAAAATCCCAAGGAAGATATATAAATGTTTCGAACTTATCAAGATTTTgcagaaaatcaaatataagaacaaaatatactgcatagatataaaaataattaagtctcCATGAACTAATATATAAAGTTGACTAAAATAATCTTTCAAGTTTTTGCTACATTtaaatggaagaagcagagaagaaatgaGTCAAATTTGagaatgttgggatgcctgggtgtctcagtggttgggcgtctgctttcagctcagggcgtgatcccggggtcctgggatctagtcctgaaTCAGACTCccaaaggggagcctgcttctctctcttcctgtgtctctgcccctctctctgtgtctctcatgaataaataaaaatatttttaaaaaatgtttttaaaaattgagaatgcttacaatggaacagaaaaataaaatgcttgctTCACCTGCTGTTTCCTTAGAGTATAAATAAAGGGATTCAAAAGTGGAGCAACAGAAGTATTGAGAACTGCCACTCCCTTCAAGGATATCCTGTTTGAGGTTTAAGGTACATAAAGATGCAGCTGCCATATGAGAGGGAGATGACAATCATGCGAGAAGAACAGGTGGAGAAAGCTTTTTTCTCTGGTTGgcagaaggaaattttaaaattgtcagGGCAATATATGTGTATGATAGAATTACTAATGCCAAAGTGACCAGCAGAGTCACCAAAACTAAGATGAAACTCATCATTTCCAACACATGTCTGTCTGTGCAGGAGATCTGCAGGAGGAGAGCAATGCCACAGTAGAAATGATCAATGACATTGGAATCACAGAAGTCCAGGCTTAAGCCTAAAATGAGTCCTGGAAAGATGATGAGGAAACCAGTGATCCAAGAGCTAAGGACTAGCTGGATACAGATTTTGCTGCTCATAATGGTTGTGTAATGCAGGGGCTTGCAGATGGCGACATAACGATCGCAGGACATGACAGCCAGGAGGTAACATTCAGATGCTCCAAGAAGGAAGGCAAAGCAACTGAGTTGCACAACAGTTATAGGAAATGGTTTTGTTACCAGTTGCCATGCTTACAAGCAATTTGGGGATGCAGACTGTCGTATAagaaatttctaagaaagaaaaatttcgaagaaagaaatacataaggGTCTTGAGATGTGAGTCCAACAAAGTGAGGGTAATAAAAACTAAGTTGCCTGAGATGCTTAGCAAGTAGGTGAGGAGCAGGAAGACAAATAGCACAATCTTCAGTTTGGGGTCCTCCATCAATCCTGCTAAGATAAATACTGTCACAGTTGTATGGTTTTCCATCTTGACCTCTTGATACGCTTCTGCTCTGgtaaaaatattgagaaaacaaTATGCACAGGAACCAATAGTAAATTATGAAGATAATTATATCAGAATGTTAGTAGTTGCTATTGGTTATACATACTAATAGGgcacatttttgaaatgattaaTATAAAAGATAAACTCTAACAAAAACTAgtgcttatatattttattatttgtattactttatttttgaggaaagacaaatattttctacaaatCTGATGAATAAAAAACTATCTTATAAATCATCTTTGTAGTCTGGCTTAGATTTATGGTAATGAGGTAAAGAAATGAACAAGCatgtgaaaaaattatttctacttttctcaGTATGTAAGCGCTAAGATGTCACAATACTACTCAGCGTGATGACTGTATAAATATCATTGCCTCAAGGAACTGACCATGAGTGCAACAGAGAAACAAGGTGATATATAAATACTTATGATGGTTGAAAATAGAAATCAAGCTTAGATTTGAGTTTAATTCCAGAAGTAATTCCGGGTAACAACTGTAGCTCTTCCCTGGTTTGGCCTGCGCTGCCTCTACTTAGATAATGAACACTCTTTCTTGCTCctgatttttttattcctataaatCAGTGTTTTGTCCCTAttccatctcttcatttcttcacttTTACTGCCTCCTATGCCAATATTAAACTTATTTGATTGCATAGTAAAACTGACTTGAACAGAATTAAACAAATTCAGTGTTTCTTCTGGTTATAGTTCTGAAAACAAGAAGAGAATAAGAATAATGaagtgaaatgcaaaataaagtaaGTGTTCAAAGAGAagggaaatagagaagaaaaagtaaaaaagagaaggaagacaaaagaagtagaaaagagGTAAGACAGTAAGGGAAGACCATAAAGAGAAAAACTTACCAATAAGATTGGATTTTTCTTCAGATGTGACAGTGACTGGTATTTACCTCTGGGCCTCTTACCTGATAGAGAGAAATGAGTTACAGCAAAGCTGTAATTTACCTCTACCAAAGggaatacagagaagaaactcgGGCAAATTTTACTCAGATGATCAGTCACCTGGCAAGTGTTTTTAGACACTTGCAAGTAATGCTGACTGCCCCCAAATAATGAGGTAAGTCCACAGATAAGCCCGTGCAAATGGAGTTGACTATGTGGTTGAATATTACATAAGCTCTCATTAAGCTAAATGTCATGAAAACTCCTAGGAATAAACATTTCATCCCTTGAGGGCAACTTTCTTGTTTGATGACTTCATTATCAGTTACGCTTCTCTAAGGAGTTCATCGTCAATATGAATCACTTATTAAGCAATTTTTTTAGTTTCACTGGTAGAATTTAGTGTATTCATGTGCTGCATACACCACCTGATGCTCATTaacatcaagtgtcctccttagtgcTCATCCCAGTACTCATCTTCCCTCCAGAAATCCTCAGTTTGCTCCCTGTAGTCaaaagtttcttatggtttgcctctctctaagtttttatcttattttatttttccctctactctcctatgtttatttgttttgtttcttaaattccacatgtgaaatcttttgataattgtctttctcttacagacttatttcgcttagcataataccatctagttccatccatatcactgcaaaaggcaagatttcattattactgttattttttttataaattttttattggtcttcattttgcca of the Vulpes lagopus strain Blue_001 chromosome 5, ASM1834538v1, whole genome shotgun sequence genome contains:
- the LOC121491603 gene encoding protein lin-28 homolog A, yielding MGSVSNQQFAGGCAKAPEEAPEDAARAAEEPQLLHGAGICKWFNVRMGFGFLSMTARAGVALDPPVDVFVHQSKLHMEGFRSLKEGEAVEFTFKKSAKGLESIRVTGPGGVFCIGSERRPKGKNMQKRRSKGDRCYNCGGLDHHAKECKLPPQPKKCHFCQSISHMVASCPLKAQQAPSSQGKPAYFREEEEEEIHSPALLPEAQN